The following DNA comes from Cucumis sativus cultivar 9930 chromosome 7, Cucumber_9930_V3, whole genome shotgun sequence.
CTcatatctaatatatttatatgctATTAATTGATAAccaaattactatttttttaaaaatcttttatattttacattttttaaaatatttagaacaattttaaaaagagcAATGTCCACAAAGAAAAGTATAAACACTCCAAGCCATTTGGCTATTATTTGTTACCtggtttagatttgactattctttTATACATTAGTTTACCTTGatttaacaaaatctaaacaacaATTTAACTATATTCTTTTactaatatcaaataattctttttgttgaaagaaaaatatatgtagaaacaaaataatggtttgaaaaaaaaaataaaagaaaaatatatattttatatttggtacgtatctttaatatcttttaaaaaaatagtaactttttgattttgacatttacttatataaattttgaaccatataattaaattttcatggCATGTCCCTATTTCTATCcaatattatcaaattttgataggTTTGATatggagaggagaggagaggagaggagtgaatctatttttcattatatcgtaaaaaaattgatgaaacacacaaaataaacataaaaatactactaatataaatatatatataaaaaaaagacttaatttgaaatgtaggttttgtgaaaagaaaattagaaatttaaaaaaccatAGGTGAAAATGATTGGCATAATAGGaaattagggaaaaaaaagagaagaaagaagaagaggttTGAAAAGCATACAAAATtgatgagaaaagaaaattggggTAAAACGTCGCGAAGAGTTGAAAAAGGAGAGAGGGATTGGATGgggatttttaatttaaccttCTAAGTTAtgaataattgatattttaattaaattgaaaaaggaaaaaaataaaagaagtttgaAGTAGTGTTGTGTTGTGTTGTTCGTCAAGTCTTCCCTTCCAAATTTATAGCCGAGTCCATTGAAAcggtttgaaagaaaaagtgtgTCTTTCTCTTTAAGATCTATGGCCATACCAAGTGGACTCTCCATTGATTCAGATCcgttcttcctcttccttctattttctctttatcCCACTCAACCACCACCACCCCCCCTTCATGGATTCCCCTTCTCCTCCTCCCCTCCAGTTTCCGGTTAACCTCAATTCCACCCTCCCCCATCCCCGCAATTCTCCTCCTccccctcctcctcctcctcctcccccTCCTccccctcctcctcctccgccTGCTGCCCACCGCCCCTTCTTCGACGAAATGAACTTCTTCCCCTCCGATGATAAATCCCGAGTCCTCTCTGCTTCTCACTCCAATCTTACTCCCACCAAACTCCCCTTCAATGTTAATGTTcgtcttcttcatcatcatcattccctttctttttttttttcctttaatatttttaaatggcATTTTTAACAATTGAATTTTGCAGACCGGGTTGAATCTCTTGACGACCAACTCCTGTAGCGATCAATCCATGGTGGATGATGGGGTTTCACCAAACccagaagaaaaaagagtaaaaaacgAGGTGAGTTTgttaattcaattcaacatttttcctttttttttttcttcttttttttaataagaaaaattgattgattgattgattgattgaattTATTACGATGAATCAGAGAGCAGTCCTTCAAGCTGAATTGGAGAGGATTAATTCAGAGAATCTAAGATTAAAAGACATGTTAAATCAAGTGACGAGCAATTACCAAACTCTACAGATGCAATTCAATACACTAATACAAACCCAGAAAACAGAAGACGTCGGTGACCCGATTGAGGAAAACCCCGACGGCAGTGGTGGCGGAGGgaataacaataacaacaacaacacaaATATTAGCAATAAACTGGTGCCGAGACAATTTATGGATCTTGGATTAGCTACCAATACGGAGAATGATGAGGCATCGATGTCATCGTCAGAAGGAAGAAGTGGGGAGCGCTCCCGGTCGCCGGGAAACACGGGAGAAGTAGCATCGTCGAAACGGCAAAGCCCAGATCAATCTTCCAATTGGGGTtccaataataacaataataataataaagttccAAAATTCAGTTCTTCTTCGGGTAAAGAAGTGGATCAAACTGAAGCTACTATGAGAAAGGCTAGAGTCTCTGTTCGAGCCAGATCAGAAGCACCCATGGTAAttatttccttcattttctatctcttctttttttaaaaaaaaactaatttcataCTAAGAGTAATACTTTGTGTATTCCaactaaacttatttattaagtttaaGCTAGTCATTTAACTAGTGGGGATGaagtagttttaaaaatgatataattgatTGGAATATAGAGAGTAAGTATGAAATGATGAgaaattagatatataattaCTGAGTAAGTGAATTAGTTAATTGGGAAAATTGAgagatttttttgttggatttgAAATGTGTAGATAACAGATGGATGCCAATGGAGAAAATATGGACAAAAAATGGCAAAGGGAAACCCTTGTCCACGAGCTTACTATCGTTGCACGATGGCTCTCGGCTGCCCCGTTAGAAAACAAGTAAGTCATAATCAGCAAAAACAAACAGTATCCTTTCTctttaatatatgtatatatataatagtcAGTATATCACatcattcatttaattttgctAACCAATATGGAAGTGATTTCtttagaatttatttaattaacgTATGCTATGTTATGTACCCTCTcatcaatgataaaattgataatatctATGTAGGAAGGAGAGCAGAATTAGTCTCTCCCATAAATTTGTGGGATTAGATTCTTTacttagttttctttttttaataactaaatttgatatattattggcccattacaaaaatcaattcttaAAAGCATATTCGATTGTAACCTTCTAAGTTTAGAAAGATGCACTTCATATCCAAAATATGAAAGTATGATTAAATGAAAGTAACTATCTATACCAACAAAGACTCTTTCCGTTTTTGGTGGTTCAATTataagaatttcaaaattaagtgtACTTagcttaaaataattttatgttaagtgatacattttgaaatcttttcaaaagtttgcgAATGAGAacaaatgatgaaataatCCACGTTTACTTGTGGGAACAACTTTCACtcttaaaagttttcaaaacaaacacgGATGACATAATATACAAGAGAATAATGTTGAGATCATTAGCTGTTGAATTCCAATTTTGAGCATTAAAGTGATAGTTTTAGTTATACATGCATAATTAGTTTGATAGTcgttcaaatttaatatgtataaaattgaGATCTCAATTACCACAATTGAAAGCTTGAGAGTGTAGTAAGTTCTTTTTGCAATTTGCTCTATGATATTTGTTTGTACGAAATGAACTTATAGAAAATCTATAATGATAGACCATATGACTAGTCATGATaatgcaaaatattaaaaagaagtcTACCATGAATAGAATCGATAAATTTACAATGGGTTTATacaattcttcaaaaatatataataaaaagcaGTACCCACTTGGAAATCATTATAATTtccttaatttttgtttaattgagAGTGCATATGAAATTGACAACCTTtgttgtgtgtatatatataaaataggtACAAAGATGTGCAGAAGACAAAACAATATTGATAACAACCTACGAAGGAAACCACAACCACCCATTGCCGCCGGCTGCCATGGCCATGGCTTCCACCACATCATCGGCGGCAAGAATGCTTCTATCAGGATCCATGTCAAGTGCTGATGGTTTAATGAACTCCAATTTTTTAGCAAGAACCTTATTACCATGTTCTTCAAGCATGGCTACAATCTCAGCCTCAGCTCCATTTCCCACCGTCACATTAGACCTAACTCAAACTCCTAATCCCTTATTCCAACGCCCCGCTACAGGTCACTTCCCCATCCCGTTCGCAGCCGCCGCTCCCCCTCAAACCTTCCCACAGATCTTTGGACATGCATTAtacaatcaatcaaaattctCGGGCCTCCAAATGTCCAAGGATATGGAAGCACCACAGCCTCCTCCACCTCCGCAAAATCCATTCACCGACACGTTGAGTGCGGCGGGTGCAGCCATCGCGTCTGACCCCAACTTCATTGCGGCGTTGGCAACAGCAATGACGTCGCTGATCGGGGGATCGCATCATCAGAAGGAGAATGGTAATGGCAATAGTAATGTTGATAATAAAACAAGTAGCAACTCTCAACAGTAACACCAAGAACAACAACAACGTTATCATTGCCATTTTAAGAACCaagaaaataacttttttttttctttttcttttttttaaatacatttatatatttatagatatatacacacgaaaatagaaagaaaaaaagaaaagaaaacaagactCCTATTTGGAGTAGTACTTagaaatttaaactataattaaatttgttattttctcttcttttcttttatttcctttataTTTGGTTTAGAGGACTTATTGGTTTTTTTCACATAtacataacttttttaaaaaaattgaataagatCAAATATTCCATTCTTTCATGTTCATACAAAGAGGgcaatttacattttttttcttccgattttttgatattttttattattataataatttagtttgttttgaaGAGGTggaaagaggaaggaaaaaaagaatataaatccAAAGCGTGTGGAAAAAGatggtttattatatttgtggATATTGAGATAATTTTGGAATGTTGACCTTAggataataaaatatctatttagaaaatttaaaagaaaacaaaaacagaaaattaccTATGAATTGTGGgctattatataaaaaaaaggcttAATTTAGGagtgagaaagagaaaaggggGTTTGGGgattattaaataaagttaCGTGGAGAAAAAGGGCGTCAACAAAATCGTCTCATAATAAAagttgttattaataaagaataaGCTAAACACGATGCAACCCTCTGCTTCTCAACTTGAAAAATACTCTTTGTTTCTTCTAGGGAGCCCTGTGGAATAGACTTACATTGTTtcacattattattacttcttaGGCATcagattttcattttatattttaaaattcaattaatcaacttcaatttctattcattcatatacttattGTAACCTATGATATCATCTTGAATATATTGTATATGAGTTTATCTCagcaaccttttttttaataatctttAGATTTCTCTTCATTTGCTTGGTTGAATCTTTCATTGATCTTGGATTTACCCTCAACtcaatattgatattttttttcttttttctttttgtaattgttcATTGCCTTGTTGATCTTGGACTCGTCGTTATCTATATTTTCGAATTGTTGAACTTTCTTGAATGATTGACCAAACACTTgatcttgtttttttagttttgttgatcTTTTCCAACTTTGGTTGTTGCCAACACTTGCTGATTGATTGTGGATTAGCATTGGTTTTTATCGTTCACcttattgaattttatgtttaacttaTTAAGTCCATGCTTGCAAGAATTTTTTCATAGGAGTAAAACAACTTTTATCATATTCTAAATCActcaaaacatatatttgacaattatgcaatgtttaattttaccCTTCTaaccatatttatattatgaaGATTAAATTTTCTTGTATTTGTAGTCGTTGTAGttggttatttttaaaatgtgataGTCAAGACGTTGATATTacacatttgaaattttcttcaaattagaCTTTTCTTATGCTATTATAATctctattaaattttatatggcgaaaaaaaattatttaattaattgagttcAACCACGTTAAACAATTCAAGGATTGACAAGTGATTTAGTTCTTAATCGACCTAAACTAAACTTTAAAGTCAAAACTTTGATGGATCAATCAACTTCTGGAAGTATTGAATATGAATTATTCATTTGTAAGGATCGGctttactttgattttgacTATGTCATATGAAATAGGTTTTAAAGAAAGTTATCTATTAACCTTTTCAAGCTTAGTTTCTAAACCCTATTATATgtagataattttatttgaaattttcaaaaacatgaattaaaatgattgccttaaaaataattaaaatttattttaaatttcatagttattattgatgaattaaaaacaattataaagtTGTATACATTATTCATTTGatcaaaaacttaaaaaaaaagtgtagacataacaaatacattatttattgAACCAGCTACGTGGTTCGTAcaattttgtataatataataaaaatatcaattcgCTTCTTATCCCGTTCAA
Coding sequences within:
- the LOC101205587 gene encoding probable WRKY transcription factor 31, whose protein sequence is MDSPSPPPLQFPVNLNSTLPHPRNSPPPPPPPPPPPPPPPPPPPAAHRPFFDEMNFFPSDDKSRVLSASHSNLTPTKLPFNVNTGLNLLTTNSCSDQSMVDDGVSPNPEEKRVKNERAVLQAELERINSENLRLKDMLNQVTSNYQTLQMQFNTLIQTQKTEDVGDPIEENPDGSGGGGNNNNNNNTNISNKLVPRQFMDLGLATNTENDEASMSSSEGRSGERSRSPGNTGEVASSKRQSPDQSSNWGSNNNNNNNKVPKFSSSSGKEVDQTEATMRKARVSVRARSEAPMITDGCQWRKYGQKMAKGNPCPRAYYRCTMALGCPVRKQVQRCAEDKTILITTYEGNHNHPLPPAAMAMASTTSSAARMLLSGSMSSADGLMNSNFLARTLLPCSSSMATISASAPFPTVTLDLTQTPNPLFQRPATGHFPIPFAAAAPPQTFPQIFGHALYNQSKFSGLQMSKDMEAPQPPPPPQNPFTDTLSAAGAAIASDPNFIAALATAMTSLIGGSHHQKENGNGNSNVDNKTSSNSQQ